A region from the Vicia villosa cultivar HV-30 ecotype Madison, WI linkage group LG3, Vvil1.0, whole genome shotgun sequence genome encodes:
- the LOC131661399 gene encoding uncharacterized protein LOC131661399 isoform X1, whose product MEDLPECPVCLQNYDGDSAIPRVLSCGHTVCEACLVELPERFPNTIRCPACTQLVKYSPKQGPSSLPKNIDLLRICLQQDSSSKHQKSNHQRSLIDYGYSSRFWSDEFYAAWKDWILPNDVVSVEENGFGRFSSGSKGRVCFGVNRNVSLVPIVSLVLVSDSKFKFSYVAWVIKCLEGMNDVAREGLGLILEGSVRQGRFCRVYGLWSEVVGGSLYLVCERQNGRVLDEFGGLRSVSGDGLELDEGGVCRFATIAKGIVEGVIALNLEGLVAGCLGVSCFSFDELGGVCVDLNEVLVMGRKIVDQVSGGVGDDCQAMCRDFLNNELFVSPEVLFTLLHEGIINPESGDSRYPIGYGSDVWSLACVLLQILFRNALPQFTLQKSEENGFDVSASYISWVERVCSVLEEKIGSENLLSLKQTLCKCLDINPGNRPDVVDVRKCIQDVLVKRQFGFLGETEVTVNRNNTGHPVILAKLCQLLQESSKGPRDHELQVKVNGGGQPEFLQGAENISDEDFATSLSQGMTELIDLQGHLGSITGLAVGGGYLFSSSFDKTVRVWSLQDFSHLHTFRGHENKVMALVYVDDDEESLCISGDGGGGIFLWEIAASLRQEPLRKWYEQKDWRFSGIHSLTAFGSLLYTGSGDRTIKAWSIKDGTLMCTMDGHKSVVSTLSVCDDVLYSGSWDGTIRLWSLNDHSPLAVLGDNLPGEMKSILAITVNRNFLVAAYDNGCIKVWRNDVFMTSKTLHSGAIFAMSMQGKCLYTGGWDTNVNIQELSGDELELNVNAFGSISSGSVVTAILCSQGKLFVGCGNKSIKVYGAK is encoded by the exons ATGGAGGACTTGCCGGAGTGCCCGGTGTGTCTTCAAAACTACGACGGCGATAGCGCGATTCCGCGAGTACTATCATGCGGCCACACCGTTTGTGAAGCTTGTCTCGTGGAGCTTCCGGAGCGGTTTCCGAACACTATTCGTTGCCCTGCGTGTACACAACTCGTTAAATACTCTCCCAAACAAGGTCCTTCTTCTCTTCCCAAAAATATTGATCTTCTTAGAATCTGCCTCCAACAAGACTCTTCATCTAAACATCAGAAATCGAATCATCAACGGTCTTTGATCGATTATGGATATTCCTCTCGGTTTTGGTCTGATGAGTTTTATGCTGCTTGGAAGGATTGGATTCTTCCGAACGATGTCGTTTCGGTTGAGGAGAATGGTTTTGGTAGGTTTAGTTCGGGTTCTAAGGGTAGGGTTTGCTTTGGAGTTAACCGAAATGTGAGTCTTGTTCCTATTGTTAGTTTGGTTCTGGTTAGTGATTCCAAGTTTAAGTTTAGTTATGTTGCTTGGGTTATTAAGTGTTTGGAGGGGATGAATGATGTTGCGAGGGAGGGGTTGGGTTTGATTCTGGAGGGTTCTGTGAGGCAGGGTAGGTTTTGTAGGGTTTATGGATTGTGGAGTGAGGTTGTTGGTGGTAGTTTGTATCTGGTTTGTGAGAGGCAGAATGGTAGGGTTTTGGATGAGTTTGGTGGATTGAGGAGTGTGAGTGGAGATGGTTTGGAATTGGATGAAGGCGGGGTTTGTAGGTTTGCGACAATTGCGAAGGGTATTGTTGAAGGTGTGATTGCTTTGAATTTGGAAGGTTTGGTTGCTGGATGTTTGGGAGTTTCCTGCTTCTCGTTTGATGAGCttggtggtgtttgtgttgatttGAATGAGGTGTTGGTGATGGGAAGGAAGATTGTGGATCAGGTTTCTGGTGGTGTGGGTGATGATTGCCAAGCCATGTGTAGGGATTTTTTGAACAATGAGCTTTTTGTTAGCCCGGAGGTTTTGTTTACGTTATTGCACGAGGGGATTATCAATCCAGAGAGTGGGGATTCAAGGTATCCAATTGGGTATGGCTCAGATGTGTGGTCATTGGCTTGTGTGTTGCTGCAGATTCTTTTTAGAAATGCACTCCCTCAGTTTACCTTGCAAAAGAGTGAAGAGAATGGCTTTGATGTCTCGGCTAGTTACATTTCTTGGGTGGAGAGAGTTTGTTCTGTTTTGGAAGAAAAAATTGGTTCCGAAAACCTCCTATCACTTAAACAAACTCTTTGCAAATGTTTGGACATCAATCCTGGAAACCGTCCAGATGTTGTGGATGTAAGGAAATGCATTCAAGATGTGCTAGTCAAACGTCAATTTGGTTTTCTGGGAGAAACAGAGGTCACAGTAAATAGGAACAACACAGGTCACCCTGTGATTCTTGCGAAGTTGTGTCAGTTGCTTCAGGAAAGTTCTAAGGGGCCGAGAGATCATGAGTTGCAGGTGAAAGTAAATGGTGGTGGTCAACCTGAGTTTCTTCAAGGTGCAGAAAATATATCTGACGAAGATTTCGCTACTAGCTTATCCCAGGGAATGACTGAGCTTATAGATCTGCAAGGCCATCTTGGTTCTATCACTGGTTTGGCTGTAGGAG GGGGATATTTGTTTAGCTCCTCTTTTGACAAAACTGTCCGTGTATGGTCCTTGCAG GACTTTTCTCATTTACATACATTTAGAGGTCACGAGAATAAAGTTATGGCTCTAGTTTATGTTGATGATGACGAAGAATCATTGTGTATAAGTGGTGACGGTGGTGGGGGCATATTTTTGTGGGAGATTGCTGCATCTCTTAGGCAAGAACCCTTGAGAAAATGGTATGAGCAGAAGGATTGGCGCTTTAGTGGTATCCATTCCTTGACTGCTTTTGGAAGTCTTCTCTATACTGGAAGTGGAGATAGGACAATAAAAGCTTGGTCAATAAAG GATGGAACTTTGATGTGCACAATGGATGGCCACAAATCTGTAGTTTCCACACTTTCAGTATGTGATGATGTTCTTTACAGTGGTAGTTGGGATGGAACTATCCGATTGTGGAGTCTTAATGATCACAGCCCGTTGGCAGTACTAGGGGATAATTTGCCTGGAGAGATGAAGTCTATCCTGGCTATTACTGTCAACAGGAATTTTCTGGTTGCAGCATATGACAATGGATGCATAAAG GTCTGGAGGAACGACGTGTTCATGACTTCTAAAACATTGCATAGTGGTGCCATTTTTGCTATGagtatgcagggaaaatgtctATATACAGGAGGTTGGGACACAAATGTTAATATACAG GAGTTATCAGGAGACGAGTTAGAACTGAATGTCAACGCATTTGGATCCATCTCTTCGGGTTCTGTTGTGACAGCTATATTATGCAGTCAGGGAAAACTTTTCGTTGGATGTGGCAACAAGTCTATCAAG GTTTATGGTGCTAAATAA
- the LOC131661399 gene encoding uncharacterized protein LOC131661399 isoform X2, with protein sequence MEDLPECPVCLQNYDGDSAIPRVLSCGHTVCEACLVELPERFPNTIRCPACTQLVKYSPKQGPSSLPKNIDLLRICLQQDSSSKHQKSNHQRSLIDYGYSSRFWSDEFYAAWKDWILPNDVVSVEENGFGRFSSGSKGRVCFGVNRNVSLVPIVSLVLVSDSKFKFSYVAWVIKCLEGMNDVAREGLGLILEGSVRQGRFCRVYGLWSEVVGGSLYLVCERQNGRVLDEFGGLRSVSGDGLELDEGGVCRFATIAKGIVEGVIALNLEGLVAGCLGVSCFSFDELGGVCVDLNEVLVMGRKIVDQVSGGVGDDCQAMCRDFLNNELFVSPEVLFTLLHEGIINPESGDSRYPIGYGSDVWSLACVLLQILFRNALPQFTLQKSEENGFDVSASYISWVERVCSVLEEKIGSENLLSLKQTLCKCLDINPGNRPDVVDVRKCIQDVLVKRQFGFLGETEVTVNRNNTGHPVILAKLCQLLQESSKGPRDHELQVKVNGGGQPEFLQGAENISDEDFATSLSQGMTELIDLQGHLGSITGLAVGGGYLFSSSFDKTVRVWSLQDFSHLHTFRGHENKVMALVYVDDDEESLCISGDGGGGIFLWEIAASLRQEPLRKWYEQKDWRFSGIHSLTAFGSLLYTGSGDRTIKAWSIKDGTLMCTMDGHKSVVSTLSVCDDVLYSGSWDGTIRLWSLNDHSPLAVLGDNLPGEMKSILAITVNRNFLVAAYDNGCIKVWRNDVFMTSKTLHSGAIFAMSMQGKCLYTGGWDTNVNIQGFYINWEEIVT encoded by the exons ATGGAGGACTTGCCGGAGTGCCCGGTGTGTCTTCAAAACTACGACGGCGATAGCGCGATTCCGCGAGTACTATCATGCGGCCACACCGTTTGTGAAGCTTGTCTCGTGGAGCTTCCGGAGCGGTTTCCGAACACTATTCGTTGCCCTGCGTGTACACAACTCGTTAAATACTCTCCCAAACAAGGTCCTTCTTCTCTTCCCAAAAATATTGATCTTCTTAGAATCTGCCTCCAACAAGACTCTTCATCTAAACATCAGAAATCGAATCATCAACGGTCTTTGATCGATTATGGATATTCCTCTCGGTTTTGGTCTGATGAGTTTTATGCTGCTTGGAAGGATTGGATTCTTCCGAACGATGTCGTTTCGGTTGAGGAGAATGGTTTTGGTAGGTTTAGTTCGGGTTCTAAGGGTAGGGTTTGCTTTGGAGTTAACCGAAATGTGAGTCTTGTTCCTATTGTTAGTTTGGTTCTGGTTAGTGATTCCAAGTTTAAGTTTAGTTATGTTGCTTGGGTTATTAAGTGTTTGGAGGGGATGAATGATGTTGCGAGGGAGGGGTTGGGTTTGATTCTGGAGGGTTCTGTGAGGCAGGGTAGGTTTTGTAGGGTTTATGGATTGTGGAGTGAGGTTGTTGGTGGTAGTTTGTATCTGGTTTGTGAGAGGCAGAATGGTAGGGTTTTGGATGAGTTTGGTGGATTGAGGAGTGTGAGTGGAGATGGTTTGGAATTGGATGAAGGCGGGGTTTGTAGGTTTGCGACAATTGCGAAGGGTATTGTTGAAGGTGTGATTGCTTTGAATTTGGAAGGTTTGGTTGCTGGATGTTTGGGAGTTTCCTGCTTCTCGTTTGATGAGCttggtggtgtttgtgttgatttGAATGAGGTGTTGGTGATGGGAAGGAAGATTGTGGATCAGGTTTCTGGTGGTGTGGGTGATGATTGCCAAGCCATGTGTAGGGATTTTTTGAACAATGAGCTTTTTGTTAGCCCGGAGGTTTTGTTTACGTTATTGCACGAGGGGATTATCAATCCAGAGAGTGGGGATTCAAGGTATCCAATTGGGTATGGCTCAGATGTGTGGTCATTGGCTTGTGTGTTGCTGCAGATTCTTTTTAGAAATGCACTCCCTCAGTTTACCTTGCAAAAGAGTGAAGAGAATGGCTTTGATGTCTCGGCTAGTTACATTTCTTGGGTGGAGAGAGTTTGTTCTGTTTTGGAAGAAAAAATTGGTTCCGAAAACCTCCTATCACTTAAACAAACTCTTTGCAAATGTTTGGACATCAATCCTGGAAACCGTCCAGATGTTGTGGATGTAAGGAAATGCATTCAAGATGTGCTAGTCAAACGTCAATTTGGTTTTCTGGGAGAAACAGAGGTCACAGTAAATAGGAACAACACAGGTCACCCTGTGATTCTTGCGAAGTTGTGTCAGTTGCTTCAGGAAAGTTCTAAGGGGCCGAGAGATCATGAGTTGCAGGTGAAAGTAAATGGTGGTGGTCAACCTGAGTTTCTTCAAGGTGCAGAAAATATATCTGACGAAGATTTCGCTACTAGCTTATCCCAGGGAATGACTGAGCTTATAGATCTGCAAGGCCATCTTGGTTCTATCACTGGTTTGGCTGTAGGAG GGGGATATTTGTTTAGCTCCTCTTTTGACAAAACTGTCCGTGTATGGTCCTTGCAG GACTTTTCTCATTTACATACATTTAGAGGTCACGAGAATAAAGTTATGGCTCTAGTTTATGTTGATGATGACGAAGAATCATTGTGTATAAGTGGTGACGGTGGTGGGGGCATATTTTTGTGGGAGATTGCTGCATCTCTTAGGCAAGAACCCTTGAGAAAATGGTATGAGCAGAAGGATTGGCGCTTTAGTGGTATCCATTCCTTGACTGCTTTTGGAAGTCTTCTCTATACTGGAAGTGGAGATAGGACAATAAAAGCTTGGTCAATAAAG GATGGAACTTTGATGTGCACAATGGATGGCCACAAATCTGTAGTTTCCACACTTTCAGTATGTGATGATGTTCTTTACAGTGGTAGTTGGGATGGAACTATCCGATTGTGGAGTCTTAATGATCACAGCCCGTTGGCAGTACTAGGGGATAATTTGCCTGGAGAGATGAAGTCTATCCTGGCTATTACTGTCAACAGGAATTTTCTGGTTGCAGCATATGACAATGGATGCATAAAG GTCTGGAGGAACGACGTGTTCATGACTTCTAAAACATTGCATAGTGGTGCCATTTTTGCTATGagtatgcagggaaaatgtctATATACAGGAGGTTGGGACACAAATGTTAATATACAG GGTTTTTACATTAACTGGGAAGAGATAGTTACATGA
- the LOC131661400 gene encoding uncharacterized protein LOC131661400, producing MAGSGSSMTYSFLLFIVILSLQEMYRGKLASSELYTILGGFTSSLLFLVLLTFIGNFQESAGAKTGWGAVIVAEVVALIAASTVHRVCTTTCFLFSAVLLYEVNKLSGLAVSTTDSRTKKQSGRA from the exons ATGGCTGGGTCTGGGAGTTCCATGACATATTCCTTTCTCTTATTCATTGTTATCCTCTCACTTCAAGAAATGTACCGTGGGAAACTTGCATCGTCGGAACTATACACAATACTTGGAGGGTTCACTAGCTCTCTCCTATTTCTTGTGCTCCTAACT TTCATTGGAAATTTTCAGGAATCAGCCGGTGCAAAAACTGGCTGGGGTGCTG TCATAGTTGCAGAAGTAGTTGCTTTGATTGCTGCAAGCACTGTCCACCGAGTATGCACCACTACATG TTTCCTGTTCTCGGCTGTATTGCTCTATGAGGTTAACAAGCTCTCTGGATTAGCGGTTTCAACAACTGACTCCAGAACTAAAAAGCAAAGTGGGAGAGCTTAA
- the LOC131661402 gene encoding pentatricopeptide repeat-containing protein At1g77360, mitochondrial-like yields the protein MIKVSNHINFPLLKCAAFAKMLSTSDQIPDFAEVTETVCNVMMSSPTVTLDTALNQTGVRVSPELVETVLKRFENAGMSAFRFFEWAENQRNYSHSVRAYHLMIESLLKIRQYQIVWDLVNSMRKKGMVNVETFCIIMRKYARAHKVDEAVYTFNVMDKYDTPQNLAAFNGLLSALCKSKNVRKAQEIFDSMKGRFEPDSKTYSILLAGWGKEPNLPKAREVFGEMVCAGCSPDIVTYGIMVDILCKAGRVDEAVEVVKDMDDNNCRPTSFIYSVLVNTYGVENRIEDAIDAFMEMERNGIEADVVVYNALIGAFCKANKLKNVHRVLREMESKGIAPNSRTCNVIMSSLISQGETDKAFSVFRRMIKLCEPDADTYTMLIKMFCEKNEVDMALNIWRYMKSKQFVPSLHTFSALINGLCQEGNVVKACVLLEEMIEKGIRPSRITFAKLRQLLIKEGREDVLKFLHEKINLLVKEPLYD from the coding sequence ATGATTAAGGTTTCCAACCATATAAATTTTCCACTCCTCAAATGCGCAGCGTTCGCCAAAATGTTAAGCACAAGCGACCAAATTCCAGATTTTGCAGAAGTAACAGAAACTGTATGCAACGTTATGATGTCTTCTCCCACAGTCACACTCGACACCGCTCTTAACCAAACAGGGGTTAGGGTTTCTCCAGAATTAGTTGAAACTGTCCTCAAGAGGTTCGAAAATGCCGGAATGTCGGCGTTTCGGTTCTTCGAATGGGCCGAGAATCAGCGAAACTACTCACATTCGGTAAGGGCGTATCACTTGATGATTGAGTCTTTGTTAAAGATTAGGCAGTATCAGATTGTGTGGGATCTTGTTAATTCAATGAGGAAAAAGGGTATGGTAAATGTTGAAACTTTTTGTATTATCATGAGAAAATATGCTAGAGCTCATAAGGTTGATGAAGCTGTTTATACTTTTAATGTGATGGATAAATACGACACGCCGCAGAATCTTGCGGCTTTTAATGGGCTGTTGAGTGCTTTGTGTAAGTCTAAGAATGTGAGGAAGGCTCAGGAGATTTTTGATAGCATGAAGGGACGGTTTGAGCCGGATTCGAAGACTTATAGTATATTGCTTGCAGGGTGGGGAAAGGAACCGAATCTTCCGAAAGCAAGAGAGGTTTTCGGTGAAATGGTTTGTGCGGGGTGTAGCCCTGATATTGTTACTTATGGTATAATGGTTGATATTCTTTGTAAGGCTGGACGGGTTGATGAAGCTGTCGAGGTTGTTAAGGATATGGATGATAATAATTGCAGGCCGACTTCGTTTATTTATAGTGTTCTTGTTAATACTTATGGAGTGGAGAATCGGATTGAGGATGCTATTGATGCTTTCATGGAGATGGAAAGGAATGGAATTGAGGCGGATGTTGTGGTGTATAATGCATTGATTGGTGCTTTTTGTAAGGCGAATAAATTAAAGAACGTGCATAGGGTGTTAAGAGAGATGGAAAGTAAGGGTATTGCTCCGAATTCAAGGACCTGTAATGTTATCATGAGCAGTTTGATTAGTCAAGGAGAGACTGATAAAGCTTTTAGTGTTTTTCGCCGGATGATTAAACTGTGTGAACCTGATGCCGATACGTATACGATGCTGATAAAGATGTTTTGTGAGAAGAATGAAGTGGATATGGCTTTGAACATATGGAGGTATATGAAGTCAAAACAGTTTGTCCCAAGCTTGCACACTTTTTCAGCCCTTATCAATGGACTGTGTCAAGAGGGAAATGTTGTGAAAGCATGTGTTTTGCTGGAAGAGATGATAGAGAAAGGAATTCGACCATCACGGATTACATTTGCAAAGTTAAGACAGTTACTTATAAAGGAAGGGAGAGAAGATGTGCTCAAATTTCTGCATGAGAAGATAAATCTTCTAGTTAAGGAACCTTTGTATGATTAA